The Plasmodium knowlesi strain H genome assembly, chromosome: 14 genome has a segment encoding these proteins:
- a CDS encoding protein SOC2, putative, translating to MGKAEMLDDYSNNKHEEGSLPIMNHYSVEKNAAYVERYHICEVGTKVRMTEKKECVVMRKWMLKVRKRSIHKNTKLIWKKKKEKKYFFTKWDQGKMLYCDQCDGEVACTAVKKANEVSCQTWQSGGDKNGLQFYWAHQTEWSTPCMLYSLGKSTAHFERETATLLLLPPECQAQVMRSARNCIQSASGVTSTTLERRRCTMRRKKYPYIFLIRRWPGGDDTTFCMMTKISRGHMKFSLSVRIISSFKVLHPHEDENGLPFFHWEGRMTTRSKSGSGEKAYRGMNLVREKQIDKKKKRRNGEKKEKKSHFSVGNSHLCKVYVILSATHGAGVCHPHNREASRRGPSAVVLEVKSEVEQVEGLQSQEARKTQQAQEGFEALEGGDLCTISTAGAIPTGVSTPIPTPQVKRVKLCQDRPRPEGTPLADHGVGNYRIDWQGRIKRKKNVTRYNVQFTCPFPSRHLKKSKEGGTSLCIQCSRYLLKIRTVKIYIQSNDTTIDSEKKTEQPFRVLQLVVVPSHRCDTQSDDYDKGSICSNYVRTVFSLLTRNDEEEDYIICLNSLFHLFVLSAYHTGVVNRIDHKLSRCRNSCLNPHCICVALSDEEEESVHMGKGTGNCTEEKYSHPSRSMSGYTTPPTLCLNRGKQKRQQTSSQVFSNTKRCDKYRLSAHRNPPLPFRGYEVSCEYAAPNENKVTAERFQCKKKFYDSQHHMCKMWVVKRGAHFFYFPRTGGSAPTSSGREGDKVTEHERHNCCGSCASTQINKVTSADYCFCDGHQDIYTVKHCHGNPPNRMEKKHHQQRPRKQELHEQRPRKQELHQQRPRKKQPHEQRPCKQQEAQLQWRNRGSAHQGNSINHTCKNVSGQRKQDEINVSEADNTMSAIPERCTNERKTKDCLSELISMPLCKKQLSNYYHCRTRAFHMRIPNCWPNTKYAGEYTNERIFSPLEKEEDRIKHIKEKDANHLGSSSTPGKNPLFNDAYQGKFVFRNVSGSQILNGSREVIKGFDDLGSGAPLFTHPKEGHNPGCPSKWLSVVKRGTNYLMEENKKRNSSNWRSTHGTLINEFSGKRKRKLSHFFTGSCEDKAEECSSLGIERESPMWFAPTHGEEKKCSVIPNNYVDMGHLHNIKPIDRISITPTPFDTSSLEERNLTAASHMEGDIEEISKLARDTPARRPCFDETSTDEDSFVEENIPCRAVHWMENRPKRYIYPSNIWTAKRIEVALSEGGNSNRKEVVNRCENGSDVTNVSDMREENTIRKKLINCNDVDEGSLSPLGGEGKKNKMVSEHGSILSDELPQECLDSILQTNNNITSGCSGSDSDISNGSDSQIGVETKRNKEEKMDLEVAVMERHSSILVNRGIRTKKCVDYSLYNTYAKSSFLQCAEQADNHFIGNYLDRYNDENFHHLRQKVKLCLSRTFANLKTTSETCVLHFTNLIFDLYISRFNSKNEIIESIINDIVTEEKQFSDVMIQLLKEFYPKVYNEFVFKEQLKGKYNILYKELKDSCDLIYHFIAIICLFISQKYYNYRLISIDLIAKTYCKSHLEGLRKVYSRNNELIKDASPDYYSATQYLDSTFSAHSVNKNFALEVEICILKKLNYDLSIPTPYSLLDSLLKANENINFLKLKNDYNATEGEILLRIASIDNIFLKYKSSTLSMAIYEILNFNICKDKMQKELFHFTNFRDDFCFSPDKHARPDNAPNQVDHANQIDRSNQIDRSNQIDRSNQIDRSNQIDRSNQIDPANQTDPVNHANISNCKRPPQAQNEAAEKKKKNELKLLKRQARSLVIAEEEDRFITASNYINQKANLYQCVKRTLICVCSVIKKKVPRYYYDMDLDRTDRLKGYIRNFHNGKRAYLDRLRAKREEVKGGTRTGLPKDEEKTGPSNGEAPEYATATTSATTATSSAAMTAESPSPLNSKKRKRVEVAGLKNSDDEQKDQDKFQSAKNKIKKKIKKKIKKLNAIRWEDIPIHYCTPYVLQGKEIKIYIKKDDEEVIHQDGSGSGTHNGDGGRKNSLSNTKGESMRSTDTQKKKKNNKKNYIIGTRTNSTDEHLVFYYNYLSKLRSRLVQGLRYFLHRIKRIKSRHVCVSLVNLSYLLNKGGLRKKRKKEKKNKNIPLYKQLVNEIKIFFMWLYKLTNIEIRPLIRFADLKYIACIKSYERNYANYVSRTLTRAAKQEGEKIQGEKNREADKRDRKNNGSAKRGSSKHRHRSILQKKYSQEVSQFTEAENKKFYPYLKRSNSMADLTGGHCTGKMSKKGVGRKKGKEIKGKCSQKNDLVQNKTNFYEQTSQIAQNEEYEIASCKKKKKKKKKNEQGDEGDDQVECNVTNELDMQNTLDDFLLRKKEYESLEKEKPLLEEQLEGNTDQMFSMPYQDNATKISSDWITINDPQVDECAKELMECFLKWKNKNYISKNWTFNEYPNCKEYYFSLVFGDLKSSETMKGIIEMMQMKYNHLLNIYKEINVQADCMEYD from the coding sequence ATGGGGAAGGCGGAAATGCTAGACGATTACTCGAATAACAAACATGAAGAGGGTAGTCTCCCCATCATGAACCATTACagtgttgaaaaaaatgctgcTTATGTAGAGAGGTACCACATATGTGAAGTAGGCACGAAGGTGAGAATGACCGAGAAGAAAGAATGTGTTGTCATGCGAAAGTGGATGCTAAAGGTACGAAAAAGGAGTATACATAAGAACACCAAActcatttggaaaaaaaaaaaagaaaaaaaatattttttcaccaAATGGGATCAAGGGAAAATGCTCTATTGTGACCAATGCGACGGCGAAGTAGCATGCACTGCTGTGAAGAAAGCGAATGAAGTATCATGCCAAACATGGCAATCAGGTGGGGACAAAAACGGGCTTCAATTTTACTGGGCACATCAAACAGAGTGGAGCACCCCCTGTATGTTATACTCTCTTGGCAAAAGCACTGCCCATTTTGAAAGAGAAACCGCCACGTTGCTTCTTTTACCTCCTGAGTGTCAAGCCCAAGTGATGAGGAGCGCAAGGAATTGCATTCAAAGTGCCTCTGGCGTGACAAGCACTACTCTGGAAAGGAGGAGGTGTACAATGAGGCGCAAAAAATACCCATACATCTTTCTCATTAGAAGGTGGCCCGGGGGGGATGATACCACATTCTGCATGATGACCAAAATATCGAGGGGCCACATGAAGTTCTCCTTATCGGTGCGCATCATTTCGTCATTCAAAGTTTTGCACCCTCATGAGGATGAAAATGGGCTTCCTTTCTTTCACTGGGAGGGGCGCATGACTACTCGGAGCAAGAGTGGGTCAGGTGAGAAGGCGTACCGAGGTATGAATCTTGtgagggaaaaacaaattgataaaaaaaaaaaaaggagaaacggagaaaaaaaagagaaaaaaagccATTTTAGCGTTGGTAATTCGCATCTCTGTAAGGTGTATGTTATTCTTAGCGCCACACACGGCGCAGGCGTGTGCCATCCTCACAACAGGGAGGCATCGCGACGTGGCCCATCGGCGGTGGTACTGGAGGTGAAATCAGAAGTAGAACAAGTGGAAGGACTTCAATCACAGGAAGCACGAAAAACACAACAAGCGCAGGAAGGATTCGAAGCGTTGGAAGGGGGGGATCTCTGTACCATCTCAACCGCCGGTGCCATTCCTACTGGTGTATCCACCCCTATCCCCACGCCGCAAGTGAAGAGGGTGAAGCTCTGCCAGGACAGGCCACGACCAGAGGGAACCCCCCTCGCCGACCATGGCGTTGGCAACTATCGTATCGACTGgcaaggaagaataaaaagaaaaaaaaacgtgacACGATATAATGTACAGTTCACCTGTCCATTTCCATCACGACATTtaaagaaaagtaaagaaggagGTACTTCCTTGTGTATTCAGTGCTCAAGGTATCTCCTTAAAATTCGTACAGTTAAGATATACATACAGTCAAATGACACAACGATAGactcggaaaaaaaaactgaacaaCCATTTCGTGTACTCCAACTGGTGGTTGTTCCTTCTCATCGGTGCGACACACAAAGTGATGACTATGACAAAGGTTCAATTTGTAGTAATTATGTGCGAACCGTTTTTAGTCTACTAACAAggaatgatgaagaggaagattaTATCATCTGCCTGAATTCTCTATTTCACTTGTTCGTTCTGAGTGCTTACCATACTGGAGTTGTTAATCGAATCGATCACAAACTTAGCAGATGCAGGAATAGCTGTTTGAACCCACACTGCATCTGTGTTGCGCTCAGTGACGAGGAGGAGGAATCAGTACACATGGGCAAAGGGACAGGAAATTGCACGGAGGAAAAATACTCCCACCCAAGTCGAAGCATGTCAGGGTACACCACTCCCCCAACGTTGTGCCTCAACAGGGGGAAGCAGAAGAGGCAACAAACCTCTTCGCAGGTGTTTAGTAACACTAAGCGGTGTGATAAATATAGACTGAGTGCCCATCGGAACCCACCTCTCCCATTCCGTGGCTATGAAGTCTCCTGCGAGTACGCCGCcccaaatgaaaataaagttaCAGCGGAGAGGTTtcagtgtaaaaaaaaattttacgaCTCACAACACCACATGTGCAAAATGTGGGTCGTCAAGAGGGGTGcgcatttcttttatttcccccgTACTGGGGGGAGTGCACCTACAAGTAGCGGTCGCGAGGGAGATAAAGTCACCGAGCATGAAAGGCATAACTGTTGCGGTAGCTGTGCCTCCACCCAAATAAACAAAGTAACAAGCGCCGATTACTGTTTCTGTGACGGCCACCAAGACATATACACAGTTAAGCATTGCCACGGGAACCCCCCAAaccgaatggaaaaaaagcaCCATCAACAGCGACCACGCAAACAAGAGTTACATGAACAGCGACCACGCAAACAAGAGCTACATCAACAGCGACCACGCAAAAAACAGCCACATGAACAGCGACCATGCAAACAACAGGAAGCGCAGCTGCAGTGGCGGAATAGGGGGTCAGCCCACCAGGGCAATAGTATTAACCATACATGCAAAAACGTGAGTGGACAAAGAAAACAAGATGAAATAAATGTATCCGAAGCAGACAACACAATGAGTGCTATCCCAGAGAGATGcacaaatgaaaggaaaacaaaggaCTGTCTCTCCGAACTTATTTCCATGCCACTCTGTAAAAAACAACTATCAAATTATTATCACTGTAGGACCAGGGCATTCCACATGAGGATACCTAACTGTTGGCCTAACACAAAATATGCAGGTGAATACACTAATGAGAgaatattttctcctctggaaaaggaagaggatcGGATAAAGCACATTAAGGAGAAGGATGCAAATCATCTGGGTAGTTCATCTACACCAGGGAAGAATCCTCTCTTCAATGACGCATACCAAGGAAAATTCGTCTTTAGGAACGTAAGTGGTTCACAGATATTAAATGGATCAAGAGAGGTGATAAAAGGCTTCGATGATTTGGGTTCTGGAGCACCTCTTTTTACACATCCCAAGGAAGGTCATAACCCAGGATGCCCCTCGAAATGGCTCTCTGTTGTAAAAAGAGGCACTAATTATCTcatggaagaaaataaaaaaaggaatagctCCAATTGGAGGAGTACACATGGTACACTTATTAATGAATTTTctggaaagaggaaaagaaaattatcgCACTTTTTCACGGGAAGCTGTGAAGACAAAGCGGAGGAATGTTCTTCACTAGGAATAGAGAGGGAATCACCAATGTGGTTCGCACCGACCCATGGTGAGGAAAAGAAGTGTTCCGTTATTCCGAATAATTATGTTGATATGGGTCATTTACATAATATTAAGCCAATCGATAGAATATCCATAACGCCTACCCCCTTTGATACTAGTTCCTTAGAGGAGCGCAACCTTACTGCAGCATCTCATATGGAGGGTGATATAGAAGAGATATCTAAACTGGCAAGGGACACGCCTGCTCGAAGGCCTTGCTTTGACGAAACTTCCACCGATGAGGATTCCTTCGTGGAGGAAAACATACCATGCCGAGCAGTACACTGGATGGAAAACAGACCGAAGAGATATATATACCCATCTAACATATGGACAGCGAAACGCATAGAGGTGGCGTTATCAGAGGGAGGAAACTCAAATAGAAAGGAAGTAGTTAATCGATGTGAAAACGGAAGCGACGTAACGAACGTGTCAGATATGCGTGAAGAAAATACGAttcggaaaaaattaataaattgtAATGATGTAGATGAAGGGAGTTTATCCCCCTtggggggagagggaaagaagaacaaaatggttaGCGAGCATGGGTCCATTTTGAGCGACGAATTACCGCAGGAATGCCTAGACAGTATTCTTCAGACAAATAATAACATAACGTCAGGATGCAGTGGAAGTGATAGTGATATCAGCAACGGTAGTGATAGTCAGATCGGAGTAGaaacgaaaaggaacaaggaggaaaaaatggatttaGAAGTAGCAGTGATGGAGAGACACAGTAGCATTCTAGTGAACAGGGGAATTCGAACAAAGAAGTGTGTTGATTATTCTCTCTATAACACTTACGCCAAGTCTTCCTTTCTGCAATGTGCAGAACAAGCAGATAACCACTTCATAGGCAATTATTTAGATCGATacaatgatgaaaattttcaccATCTCAGACAGAAGGTGAAATTATGTCTGTCTCGTACATTTGCTAACTTAAAAACAACAAGCGAAACATGCGTTCTCCATTTCACCAACCTTATATTCGATCTGTACATAAGTAGATTCAATTCAAAAAACGAAATTATTGAAAGTATAATAAACGACATCGTCACAGAGGAGAAGCAATTTTCAGATGTGATGATTCAACTGTTGAAGGAATTTTATCCAAAGGTGTATAatgaatttgtttttaaagaacaactaaaaggaaaatacaatattttatataaggAGTTGAAAGATTCGTGTGATTtaatttatcattttattgCTATAATATGCTTATTCATTTCTCAAAAGTATTACAATTATAGATTAATCTCCATCGATCTTATCGCTAAAACATATTGTAAGAGCCATCTGGAAGGTCTGCGAAAAGTATACTCTCGAAACAATGAACTGATAAAAGATGCCTCCCCAGATTATTATTCAGCGACACAGTATCTGGATTCTACTTTCTCTGCTCATAgtgttaataaaaattttgctCTTGAAGTAGAAAtttgtattttaaaaaaattaaattacgATTTGTCCATTCCTACTCCATATAGCCTTTTGGATAGTCTTTTAAAggcaaatgaaaatatcaattttttaaaattgaaaaatgatTATAATGCTACGGAGGGAGAGATTCTTCTTCGCATCGCTAGCAtcgataatatttttttgaagtacAAATCTTCTACTCTTTCTATGGCCATTTATGAAATTTTGAACTTTAACATTTGCAAGGATAAGATGCAGAAGGAGTTGTTTCATTTCACCAACTTTAGGGACGACTTCTGTTTTTCGCCTGACAAGCATGCACGTCCTGATAACGCGCCTAACCAGGTTGATCATGCTAACCAGATTGATCGTTCTAACCAGATTGATCGTTCTAACCAGATTGATCGTTCTAACCAGATTGATCGTTCTAACCAGATTGATCGTTCTAACCAGATTGATCCCGCTAACCAGACTGACCCCGTGAACCATGCCAATATTAGTAACTGCAAGAGGCCCCCTCAGGCACAGAACGAAGCCGccgagaagaaaaagaaaaacgagcTAAAGCTCCTCAAAAGACAAGCCAGGAGTCTGGTCATCGCGGAGGAGGAAGATCGATTCATCACCGCCTCAAATTATATTAACCAGAAGGCCAATCTCTACCAGTGCGTCAAGCGCACCCTCATTTGTGTCTGCTCCGTTATTAAGAAGAAGGTACCCAGGTACTACTACGACATGGACTTGGACAGAACCGACAGACTCAAGGGTTACATAAGGAACTTCCACAATGGAAAACGCGCCTACCTGGATAGGCTCAGGGCGAAAcgggaagaagtaaaggggGGAACGAGAACAGGCCTCCCGAAGGACGAGGAGAAAACAGGTCCCTCCAACGGAGAGGCCCCAGAGTACGCAACTGCAACCACCAGCGCGACCACCGCGACGAGCTCCGCTGCTATGACCGCTGAAAGCCCTTCCCCCCTGAATAGCAAAAAGCGAAAGCGCGTGGAAGTAGCGGGGCTGAAAAATTCGGATGATGAGCAGAAAGATCAGGACAAATTCCAAAGTgcgaaaaacaaaataaaaaaaaaaattaagaaaaaaataaagaagctgAACGCAATCAGGTGGGAAGACATACCCATTCACTACTGCACACCATATGTACTACAGGGAAAGGAAAtcaaaatttatataaaaaaagacgaCGAGGAGGTGATACATCAAGATGGAAGTGGCAGTGGCACACATAATGGAGacggggggaggaaaaactcccTAAGTAACACAAAGGGAGAAAGTATGAGGAGCACTGAcacacagaagaaaaagaagaacaacaaaaagAATTACATCATCGGGACAAGGACGAACTCCACGGATGAGCACCTTGTTTTTTACTATAACTACCTAAGTAAGCTCAGAAGTAGACTCGTCCAAGGGTTAAGGTACTTTCTCCATCGAATTAAAAGGATTAAAAGCagacatgtgtgtgtgtcgcTAGTTAACTTGAGTTACCTACTTAACAAGGGGGGGCTGCGAAAGAAacgcaaaaaggagaaaaaaaacaaaaacatcCCCCTTTATAAACAACTAGTTaacgaaattaaaattttttttatgtggctGTATAAGCTAACCAACATAGAGATCCGACCCCTGATCCGATTCGCGGACCTGAAATATATCGCTTGTATCAAGTCTTATGAGAGGAACTATGCCAACTATGTGTCCCGAACGTTGACGCGCGCAGCAAAgcaggaaggggaaaaaattcaaggggaaaaaaaccgTGAAGCAGACAAACGggataggaaaaataatGGGTCGGCCAAACGGGGATCATCCAAACATAGACACCGGAGCATCCTCCAGAAGAAGTACAGCCAGGAAGTTTCTCAATTCACAGAGgcggaaaacaaaaaattctATCCCTATTTAAAGCGCAGCAATTCCATGGCGGACCTCACTGGTGGCCATTGCACAGGCAAGATGAGCAAAAAGGgggtgggaaggaaaaaaggaaaagaaataaaaggtAAATGCTCCCAAAAAAATGACCTCGTCCAGAACAAAACcaatttttatgaacaaacTAGCCAAATtgcacaaaatgaagagtacgaaatagctagctgcaaaaaaaaaaaaaaaaaaaaaaaaaaaaatgagcagggaGATGAGGGTGACGACCAAGTAGAGTGTAACGTTACGAACGAACTGGATATGCAGAACACACTTGACGATTTCCTCCtacgaaaaaaggaatacgaatctttggagaaggaaaaaccttTACTCGAAGAACAACTGGAAGGTAACACAGATCAGATGTTTTCCATGCCCTATCAAGATAACGCAACAAAGATTAGTAGCGACTGGATTACCATCAACGACCCCCAGGTGGATGAGTGTGCCAAGGAGTTAATGGAATGCTTtctcaaatggaaaaacaaaaattatatttccaAAAACTGGACCTTCAACGAGTATCCCAATTGTAAGGagtattatttttctcttgtcTTTGGTGATCTCAAATCGTCAGAAACGATGAAGGGCATCATAGAGATGATGCAAATGAAGTATAACCACCTTCTAAATATCTACAAGGAGATTAATGTTCAGGCGGATTGCATGGAGTACGACTAA
- a CDS encoding elongator complex protein 3, putative, translating into MGEGQCEREGVPGKGVPEGVATEEVRTHPGQLPDDKVDEILGEVSDDEGVGREEGCESRPSPEGDYFYINDAIKHNYPLEYEENKIYPKVYCYEPTNFENFKKKIKNKNELRHYECYSSTMNEFFYKYNDNYYDDILKNESFKKFAFELWSKRKEIKNETEYHNMCIQLRKKYKVCPSKHQISVALQHHYLQAARNSKGGKDCTSSHVDEPLNVASTSHTSDVSNQSNQSNVGGDATTNEEEGGNTTSGGQDGDQMDFLQGKILSGEGLPEWNAHQGCEKMDEEREKKPTNVVTTTEEEEEDKIEVNKKGKDVKFVLETVTNMIVTTEMKNYKDLDKDSVHFLQINKRKGVRSNSGVLVVTIITHPHKFSCKYDCYYCPNEPNQPRSYLSTEPAILRANQNNFDVICQFFNRTTTLVNNGHVADKIEVLVLGGTWSSYDVEYQREFIRDVYYAANIYPLLKNRRKKFSLEKEQEINETSNCRIIGLTLETRPDQINKEELIRLRSYGCTRVQLGIQHTDDFILKKVNRQCTLQDAIRAIYLLKENGFKVDIHLMPDLPYSDVKKDIEMFKHVLSSPNLQADQWKIYPCEITPFTRIEKWYNNNEFKPYFETDKNLLICLIFLVKKSIHPWIRLNRVIRDIPNPSIIAGNNITNMRQLIANEMNIRSIFCQCIRCKEVKNQEIEKKEGSIFLQIYQYQTLGGEEFFLTFQGVKKVRKGAPNGAKKKKGKKKEEQHRTERNVNSGPADENSSRSEHPTQVSAAPPKGEGVDENFIGLSSVNLFADGGYEDGNIQPQSGGENIEVDMAKGVATTNRASTTNRVTTTDGMTTSNEVNAANRLTSLHTRDDKNEQALLGFLRLRLRNQNDYCDDRPFKCLEGSALIRELHVYGSLLKHDDFKEDLNFVQHKGLGKCLVLVAELIAYHYGYRKVSIIAGVGTREYYKKLGYEKEETYVTKELKKECLYQQYLLNADRIGKQIFIHKYNLEHCLYLMHRSIPTPSRYKRSEIEEDMNTFISENIITLGSDQYLHCQQECSEVCLINIVPDLLVEGREKHTILTKQNKQTKNISVRDILSQWTGKILHSYGTKSWIRNAYFLFFFSTTMFVGVSLWGRRRMGHL; encoded by the coding sequence ATGGGGGAGGGTCAGTGCGAGAGGGAAGGTGTGCCGGGAAAAGGTGTCCCCGAAGGGGTAGCCACGGAGGAAGTGCGCACCCACCCCGGGCAACTTCCCGACGACAAGGTGGACGAAATTCTGGGCGAAGTGAGCGACGATGAAGGTGTTgggagggaagaaggttgCGAGAGTCGTCCCTCTCCGGAGGGAGACTACTTCTACATCAACGATGCCATCAAGCACAACTACCCCCTGGAGtacgaagaaaataaaatatatccaAAGGTATACTGTTACGAGCCAACGAATTTTgagaatttcaaaaaaaaaataaaaaacaaaaacgaaCTGAGGCACTATGAATGCTATTCTTCTACCATGAATGAATTCTTCTACAAATACAACGACAACTACTACGACGATAttctaaaaaatgaaagtttCAAGAAATTTGCTTTCGAGTTATGGTccaagaggaaggaaatcaAGAATGAAACGGAGTACCACAATATGTGTATCcagttaaggaaaaaatataaagtatGTCCTTCAAAACATCAGATTAGTGTGGCTTTGCAACATCATTATTTGCAGGCAGCTCGTAActccaaagggggaaaggactGTACATCCTCCCATGTGGACGAACCCCTCAATGTTGCCTCCACTTCACACACGTCTGACGTGTCGAACCAATCGAATCAGTCCAATGTGGGTGGAGATGCCACCACGAACGAGGAGGAGGGAGGAAACACCACTAGTGGAGGACAAGATGGTGATCAGATGGACTTCCTGCAAGGGAAGATACTCTCCGGGGAAGGGCTACCAGAATGGAATGCCCATCAGGGGTGTGAAAAGATGGACGAGGAGAGGGAGAAGAAGCCAACCAACGTAGTGACCACCactgaggaggaggaggaggacaaAATAGAGGTGAACAAGAAAGGTAAAGACGTAAAGTTCGTCTTAGAAACTGTTACTAATATGATTGTCACgacagaaatgaaaaattacaagGACCTAGATAAAGACagtgtccattttttgcaaataaataaaagaaaaggtgtaCGATCCAACAGCGGTGTGTTAGTCGTAACCATCATTACACACCCCCACAAGTTCAGCTGCAAGTACGATTGTTACTACTGTCCGAATGAACCAAATCAGCCCAGATCTTACCTGTCAACTGAACCTGCAATTCTGAGAGCGAACCAGAACAACTTTGATGTGATATGTCAATTTTTCAATCGAACCACCACACTAGTTAATAATGGACATGTGGCTGACAAGATTGAAGTACTCGTCTTGGGAGGCACATGGAGTTCTTATGATGTCGAATACCAGAGAGAGTTCATAAGAGATGTGTACTACGCGGCAAATATATacccccttttaaaaaatagaagaaaaaaatttagccTAGAGAAAGAGCAAGAAATTAACGAAACAAGCAACTGTCGTATTATAGGGCTAACGTTGGAGACAAGACCTGACCAGATAAATAAGGAGGAGCTCATTCGATTACGATCGTATGGATGTACGAGAGTGCAGTTAGGTATACAACATACGgatgattttattttaaaaaaagtcaaTCGTCAATGTACTCTCCAGGATGCCATCAGAGCTATTTATCTACTTAAGGAAAATGGGTTCAAGGTTGATATCCACCTGATGCCAGACTTGCCCTACTCAGATGTGAAGAAAGACATTGAAATGTTTAAGCACGTATTGAGCTCTCCTAATTTACAAGCTGACCAGTGGAAAATATACCCTTGCGAAATTACTCCTTTTACCAGGATTGAGAAATGGTACAACAACAACGAGTTTAAGCCGTACTTCGAAACGGACAAAAATCTACTCATCTGTTTAATCTTTCTTGTGAAGAAGTCTATCCACCCATGGATCCGCCTGAACAGAGTCATACGGGATATTCCCAACCCATCTATCATTGCGGGAaataacataaccaacatgaGGCAACTGATCGCCAACGAAATGAACATTCGGTCGATTTTCTGCCAGTGCATTAGATGTAAGGAAGTCAAGAACcaagaaattgaaaagaaagaaggctccatttttttgcaaatatatCAGTATCAGACTCTAGGCGGggaggaattttttctcaccttTCAGGGGGTGAAGAAGGTTCGAAAGGGAGCCCCAAATGgagcaaagaagaagaaaggcaagaagaaggaggagcaaCATCGGACGGAGAGAAATGTGAATAGCGGACCAGCTGATGAAAACTCCTCCAGGAGTGAGCATCCCACCCAGGTATCCGCTGCGCCACCGAAAGGTGAGGGAGTCGACGAAAATTTTATAGGTCTTTCCTCTGTCAATTTATTTGCCGATGGGGGCTACGAGGATGGAAATATCCAACCGCAAAGCGGGGGGGAGAATATCGAGGTAGACATGGCCAAGGGGGTGGCCACAACCAACAGGGCGAGCACAACGAACAGGGTGACCACAACGGACGGGATGACAACATCCAACGAGGTGAACGCGGCCAATCGCTTAACCTCACTGCATACACGAGACGACAAAAACGAGCAGGCCTTGCTTGGCTTCCTGCGTCTCCGTCTGCGCAATCAAAACGATTACTGTGACGATAGACCCTTTAAGTGCCTAGAAGGTTCAGCCCTCATAAGAGAGCTGCACGTGTACGGGTCGTTATTAAAACATGACGATTTTAAGGAAGATCTCAACTTTGTTCAACATAAGGGATTGGGCAAATGCTTAGTCCTCGTTGCAGAATTGATTGCCTACCATTATGGATATAGAAAGGTGAGTATAATTGCAGGGGTAGGTACAAGGGAGTATTATAAGAAGTTAGGgtatgaaaaggaagaaacgtaCGTGACGAAGGAACTGAAAAAAGAGTGTCTATATCAGCAGTATTTGTTGAATGCCGACCGAATTGGTAAACAGATATTCATTCACAAGTACAATTTGGAACATTGCCTGTACTTAATGCATAGGAGCATACCCACCCCGTCTCGTTACAAGAGAAGCGAAATTGAGGAAGATATGAATACATTTATTAGCGAAAATATTATCACCCTTGGATCAGACCAATACCTACACTGTCAGCAGGAGTGCAGCGAAGTGTGTCTTATAAATATTGTGCCAGATTTATTGGTGGAAGGGCGAGAGAAGCACACCATACTGACCAAGCAGAATAAACAGACGAAGAATATTTCTGTACGTGATATCCTCAGTCAATGGACAGGGAAAATCCTGCACTCATACGGAACCAAGAGCTGGATCCGTAACGcctattttttgtttttttttagtaccACTATGTTTGTTGGTGTTTCCCTTTGGGGGCGCCGTCGAATGGGACATCTCTGA